In Acanthopagrus latus isolate v.2019 chromosome 23, fAcaLat1.1, whole genome shotgun sequence, the genomic window cACGGACACCTGccctccagcagcttctaattcattgcagacttgctttttggtgttttttctgttgaCTCTTGACCGTCCTGACCAGtgttctctcagcagcaggtgatagtttgtgtttggTGTGGTGTTTGTACAGTTTGTCTTGGGTCCTGTAACTgatttgaaatggctccaagcGACTTTCGTGACTCACTCAGTTGTTCAGgctatgtatatttttgatccagcagagtttgtcacattttcagaagacctataataaattcattactgaaccaaacGTAATTTTGTGACCaagtagtatgtgttccactcattccatcacagaaacatgagagccGTAGAAATCACTGGAcctcaagactgccatgatgtCCATTTGCTTAACAAATGGATGTAAAGTTTTGTACACAACGGTTATCTTACTTTATCAGAGAGGTTTAAAGTTGCTATTGCTGAACGTCAACTTCCAACAATCTGTGCAGCTGCTTTGGTTTCATCCACACTTGATGCTCTGGCACAGGAAGATGACGTCCTCATTCTCTGTCCTGCCTACAAAGCTCTGAGTGGATGTTTAACTCCTGACAGTAAGCACGGCAAAAGACCTATTTGAGtcgcggaaaaaaaaaaaaaaaacctccaagACGTGGGAAGTGATTCAGAGGTCTGGAACCAGTCTGGAACTGTGAAtacatcttcttcttccatgCAAAACTAACGTCCAATGTCATTGTTGCTCTTCTGGCTGCACTGACCTAAAATCCAAAATCCACCCTCCAACTCTGCAGAAAATCAACAGTAGTCAGCTGTCGGTTGCTAAGCCTTTAATATGTCCTTTGGCTGATCTACCCAAACACACAGTATCATACAAACTTTGGTTCAATCATATGCCCATGTTAAAACTGTCTGTTTATTGTAAGCTGTTACATGTGTGTCCATGACTGTTTTAAGTAATAATGGTGTACTGGAGATCTCCGCAGCTCTACTTTGACAGACTAAATCATCATAGCGCCCACTGGTGGTCACTTTATTTACCTGCACTTCCACAACCAGAACtcccagtcacacacacagaccctggatccctgcagctcctctgagcAGCTTCTCTTCTGGTACTGACGCTGGTGTTACTGGTAGACCAGGTAAATAGTGGCAGAACAGGACTAAACAACACGCTGGATTACTTGATTTACGTGAGCGATCAATATATGTGGGAAAACACTACAGATTTGGGGTGtcgggggagagagggagggaggggcggCTGTGGGTAGAGCTGTGGAGCAGACAGGGGGTGTGGTTTTTAAGATGAAGGCGGGgttaaagaaaaggaaggaggcACCCTGTTTCCAGACGGAAGGCAAAAGGAGGCAGAGCAAAAAGCCTCCACGACGCTGTGTGTTAACTTCGTGTGTCACATTGTTCTAGCGGTCAACATCCACACACCACAAGTGAGTCAGATCACCATCATCTTTAACATGCATCACAGTACCACCAGGTTCATCtccgtctttgttttttgttgaaatcAAATCATTAATTTATCTGGGCCTCATAGTAAAGTTACCAGTATCAGTGCACTGTACACATTTTccctctgtgccacagagctccattCTTGTCCAAGAGCTGTTAAAAGCACACACATCACTGTTTCTCTGGGAAACATGGTCTTTGTTACGACAAACAGGCTGTAGTCTATTTTTACTTAATCCCACATACACCGTCCTGTTCATACTCACTAGATTCAGCATGCCGGATGTATGATAACTCTGATATTAATGagatcattttgcatttttgtacaACAATGCAACAGTTATACGATGTACAATAAATTGGCCATTTAACTTCCTCATTGATGGTATTGTCACGACGAGTTATTCATGACACACAACCATAATTCCAGTTATTGACTGAATTAGCTTAGCTTATGTCCATACTTGTATTCCTTTTTATGTCCATTTACACATTGGGTAACAAGTGAAGAGGGCAATGGTTCTCAAAATGGGTGCACTGGTGGTGATGtgttcatttccatttttactgGTGAgatcataataataatgtgactTTTACATTGCTAAGTTTAGCAATGCTAAGTTTAGCAATGTAAAAGGCTTTTCCCATTTTCAAATATGTCAGTACTACAAAAAAATACTTGCAAAATGTAAGATATGCAGTTCCGCATATCTGTTTCTAAATTAACATCAGCCACTGCTCCTCAATGCTTTGTTTCTGAGGAGCTAACTTGCATCGAGTCACATTCTTTGGACCGTTCAGAAAATCCGatctgagtccttcacaaaagAATCCAACAGCGTTGAACAGCTTGTCTACAAATTGTCTCCAGGCATGTATAGCCAACCGAAGAGTGTCTCATTTCTTCACATCACATTACAGTCCGCTCACATGTGTCCAATAAAAGTTACTGATACCTGTAAATTGCTACCAAATGTTACATTAAGCTGATAACGCGACCTTTAACACCGTCAATTCTGGCTTCAAAAAAACAAGGTGGCGGTGGTGAAAATGCCAAACTCGAGGCTTTAAGATAGTAGTCCACAATGGGTGACACAAGCTGGGTCCATATTTGAACGCCcctaaaaaacataaatgaattaTAGACTTAGTAAATGTTGCATCGACTTTGACAGACATGCATGCTAACCTACTGTAAATGGTGCTTTTAAATTGAATGACTTGCAGGATGTACCTTTTGATTTACAGTTTAAtacagctctgctgctctggcTCGACAATGCATTTGTTGCTCATGTGTTCAGTGGAAACTACCGCAGTCTCTACTGTGTCAGACTGTAATAAGGCTTCAAGCACAGTTTGCTTTGCCGCTCGACAAAAACTAACCCGTCATACCTCACCCCCACCATCTCCAAGGAAGGCCGTGTGTTTATTGGACCAACACAGGACTCAGCAGGGTAGtttatgttaaaatatgtgtgtgtggaagagagagCGGGTTCACAAGCTAAGtggtgcctgtgtgtgtgtgtgtgtgtgtgtgtgtgtgtgtgttttgggggcaGTCTGGACAGTCTCTCAGCATTGAATGCAGAGTGGGTGGGGCCTACGACTGGAAGGGTGAGCTCTGacttagacttttttttttttgcttttgatgtGGATCAGCAGGCAACATCAGCAGGCCCgatctgtgtgtatatgtgtggaTTTGGGAGAAGTGGGATGGGCCAAAAGGCAGGGGAGGTCATCTCTGATTGGCCGTCTGTGGATGACGATGTGAGTCACTGACGAACACTCACGGGTAGAAAAAATATATCTCTCGGATTGttctcttttccctttctttgCTCTGTCAGTGACAcaagtatgcacacacacacacacacacacacacacacacacacacacacacacacacacacacacacacacactccacctcctcccccgtctcctCAGGATGGAAAAATAAGATTCACCATCAGGTCATACCAGGGAAAGAGGAACACAGGCTGGTTTTGGTTTGAGAACCTCCTTGCTGAGTGTtcccttaaaggtgcactacgtagtttaGGGAAACAAATTTTATTCAGAAGAGAAAAGTGTTCAATGACTGATTTTTAAGCCGGGACATACTAGACAAACAAACTTTGCTTTAATGactgattaaacaaataaactgaaaggacaacacagtttcacactgttttactttgtttgtatatttggcggaccctgccacctttggAGTTTCAAACAGAAATCTGAggactttattttccctcttagaacagcttgtttattcagttttgaaaaaaaataatgataattatatatattatgtgtgttcttatatatgtatatgtgttttttcctAGTTTGCTAGTCTTCAGTATTAATCCACAATGTAGAAAACAATACAGAAtaaagaatcagaatcagaaaaaccCTTGAATAAGAACgtgtgtgaacgtgtgtaagaacttttgactggtactatatatatatatatatatatatatatatatatatatatatatatatatatatatatatatatatatatatatatatatatatattattacctattgttattgttatattaacTTCTTacattgaatttcttctccaaaactacaaagcaTCTCTTTAAAAGCTACACTGCTATTAAACCTTTCCAGCACTGCTGACAATACTACATTTAGGGTGTAAATTTTTCTATTGCTAAGTTTTACCATCACTGTGAATTTCTTTTATTCATGACAATCTGTGTATCTTATCTGAACAACCTGTGAACCTGTCTATCCTTTCTGCTTCTAACTGGTCACTTCCTCCTGTCTCCAGCCCGCTTCTCACCAGGATTAGGTTCTAATTAGAGACCCAGTTTACACCACCTGTTCAGCACCAGACAGCTAACAAATAACGTTACAGAGTCATTGATGAGCACGGTGCAGCGTTTAGCAACTAAGAAATCACGTTTCCCTCAAGCTTGGGTGGAGCTCTTAAGGctcttttatctctttttcagttttttttagtcTCAACCCACTCCTGGGGGAAACATGTGATTATTTATCTGCCATAAGGACATTAGTCGCAAGCTATTGTTAGCTGTTTGGTGCTGGCCAGGTAGTTCATATTGGGCTCATTACAGATGCTGGAAGTGAgatctgctttttttcccccccatatCAGTGCTTGTTCAGCTGTGTATTAaccggccaatcagagcagactgggtaatCAGGAGGAGGGCCTTAAAGTGACAGGAgttaaaacagagcatttcagacaaatgaggaaaacagtgctgcagcaacggacagtatgagaaaactgagcATTAAAGCTTGTAAACCTACTCTAGATGTAACCGAAAATAAAGTTATGGGCCTGAAAATtagtgtaatttttttaaacattagaTTTGTTGTACTGCTACAGCATTACCTCAATATATAGTAATCTATATTTGTCAGCCACAAAATCCAGCTGTTGCTGTAGCTGAAGTAGTACAGCAGGTGGAGCAATAATTAAATGCTTAGTTGTTCCTTGCTCTTGACGTgaccttgagcaaggcactgaaccCCAAAGGTAACAGTAGATAAAGATTTATCCTTAAAGGTTTATGTATTTCCACCATTACCAAAGATAAAAATGGCGAATCTAAGGAGGGGAGCAGATGGTGTACTGATGACTTGTCACAGTACGTGTTGTGTTGTAGAGACGgattaaaaacagctgatttcaaAAGGGgaacagacaaaaagacaaagcgCAAATTTCACGTCCCTcgctcctcctcttcagttCACATGAGGAAAGCGATTCAGTCATCAGCCAAACTGAAGTGTTTGAGCAGAAGACTGAGCATGtgcacctcctccctccatccctccctccctcccccgtcCTCCTTTCGTACAGGGTGTGTCTTTTCACCCCAAGCTAGAGAACTCCCCTGGAATGTGGGATGGAGAGAGACCGCCAAATGGCTTCGaaagcttttaatgtttttcttttggtgtgTACTTTATTTGACcgagtgtgtttttatgtggtaaggcagcaaaaaaaaaaagtttacctGCAAGGTATCagcatgcacgtgtgtgtgcgtgtgtgtgcgtgtgtgcgtgtgtgtgtgtgtgtgtgtgtgtgtgtgtgtgtgtgtgtgtgtatgtgtgtgtgtcatgctaAATGAATCACCGTAgactttttccctttttctcacactgtaaaaatgtgttccCTTTCCCCAAATCCAAGATGAAGACACACGTGGGACACGACTGACTGCATGACTGTTGCATTCAAGACAACAGTTATAACCAAATGAACACATGGGAAACAGTAACAGACAGTGTGAAGTAGCTTGGTGGGGGAACGATTAGATtataaaggaaacaaacaaactgtacaatCAGTCACTAACTGATCATCGGTCTAGAAGGATTGAGTCAACATTCCTACAATGTGCCCGAATCAGTGATGGAGGCATTCAGATCCTGAAGGAAAGGTTGCCACGCCACACTGTGAATACTGTCTGATAAGTCCTGCATTcacaagtatttatttattgttaaaagCAAATACTAGCAACAAAGTGCTTTGCTATCACTTATCCAGATGCAGAAATGTGTAGTTAGTATTTttcggaaggtcgctggttcaattccaAGCTCCCctgggctgagctgagcagcATGAGTGTCCgtgagcaagatactgaaccccaaattactcctgatgagcagttggcaccttgcatggcagcctccaacatcagtgtatgaatgtgtgaatgttggAAGTACTGTGAAGTGCTTTGAGTACTGGAAGATTGCTatcacacctacggacaatttagatTAACTGATCAAGTTAACTTTTTGCAGGAAAAGGAGGTCGTCGTCCGGCTGAATTTTTAACCGCTCCTCTTGACACAATCAGTGAAGTTCAACAAAGTGTGTTGCCTTTTCTCTTCCTaacatgttgctgctgagtGTGGCCAGACAACTTAGATTTTGTCTCATCTGACCACGGAGTTTTCctccacaatgttttcctttgtccatgtgatcagcagcaaactacAGTTGAGGTTTAAGGTGCTCAAACCTTTGCGGAGCAAGGGGCTTCTTATTTGTGCGGCAGCCTCTTAGCGCATGGCGATGCAAAGCAAGCTTGACACTGgcacctgtcttccagcagcctctaattcattgcagacttgctttttggtgttttttgttgacTCTTGACCgtcctgaccagttttctctcagcagcagttgATAGCTTGCGTTCTCTTCCTGATCGCGGCACTGACACAACTGGGCCATGAACTttatactaaaaaaaaactgttgatttGGGACCTGGaactgctttgaaatgactCCAAGCGACTTTCCTGACTTGGTCAAATCAATAACACACTcattcagatcaatgctgagctcctcAGACTTTCccactgttgtgtctgtgtctgagtcTAATGGCTGTAACAAACAGGCCCTATTAGAATGGGCCCGGAATAGTCACCAGCTGTtcactcagaagaagttaatcagacattttactcttttaatgtcacatttaaactTGTTTCTTGTGTAACTTTAAACTGTTCCAGCATTCTATATCCATTGTGAGGCATTTCATCTCGACATGCCTACTCACTGTGCGACAATcagcatgttttgttgttttccgTCACCGGCAGGTTCAGTAGCAGCTAGCTCGGCTGTCAAGTGGACATTTTGCTTCTTAAGTTAGCTTGAGATACTGATGCTTCATACAGAAGACCTGGGGATAAAGAGAAATAACTCCCATTAAGAAAATGTAGCTGACGtgacagaatagaatagaatttaaataaaatgtttttttgataCTGacctgatttttatttaaatgcagcACACCTCTAGATTAgaactgctgcttctgtttcttctctgagcatctctctctctctctctctctctctctctctctctctctctctctctctctcggttcCTCAatgtctctctgcctttctcagTCAGCCTGTCTGTGCCTGCCTCCAACATACCTCAAGTTCCAGCCCACTTCTTCTAATAGTTTTCCCCTCTGTCgcttcctctgtttctctggcTCATTTTCTTCCCGTTGGAGTCTCAGCCTCTCGCCTGGCTTCATTCAATTTGCAAGCAAGTTAAAATGCCACAGCACTCTacaacattttctgttaattcAAATTTGCCTTGAAGACAGACCGACCACCCAAGCtttaaaaaccacacacacacacacacacacacacacacacacctgtgggCCCATTGAGTTACACTGGTCTGACCTCTACGTATACAAACACACGGGGACAGGCCTGCACAGGCATGCTCGTCTCGGGGATACgattacacacatgcacaccttcATGCAGGACGTCCTGATACACAGCAGGTTGTCTTCAATGAGGACATTAtatatgaaaaagaaagaggtgtGAGTGCTTCTTTGAAAGGAAAAGAACTAGCTAAGGTGGTACCAGTCATGACTGATCCACGTGCTACTCTTATCATCATCGGTGCAACCCGCGTTTTATATTACTCTGTTAAATAAGCACACACAAAGCCCACTTAGTCCAAAACAGAGCTGTTAGACAAACCGTTAAGAAGCCTGTCTGATCTGTGCAGCACTTTGTGACAGCACTGTTTACACTCATCAAAGCAGGAAACGCACTGGTGGAATTTATGATATCAATGATAGCTGAATTTCATTGAGGTGAGCTAGTTCTAGGGCTCTGGTACTGTGCATGCCCACTCACTGTGGCATAGCTTACTGGGACAGGTAATAGAGCAATCAGTCGTCTTCTGAGTCCACACACTTTATATATGTTATAAATTGTAACTTTTGTCGTTCTGTTCTGATCATGTGACATCTGTTGCATGCctgtccgtcctgggagagggatccctcctcaGTAGCACTTCCTGAGGTttctgccatctttttttttctctgttaaaaggttatttcttttttcaacatggcaagtttttcctcagtCAAATCGAGGACTGAGGCAGTGTgattgtgatttgatttgaatgaaGCCCTCGTTAACATCactggtcacacctgtgcttttcctgcttgGACAACTCAAAGTGTCTGCGACAGTGCCCCTGCAAAACAGTGTCGGGAGTCATTTTGCTTTTGCATATGCACATGCAGGCCCTGGCACTTAAATGACTTAAttgctgcaaaagaaaagttgaGAGCTGCTAGCTCGTTTGCTTTGTACCAatgcgactgtgtgtgtggagagtaAGTTTTGAAAAGGCTAACACAGAGGTAGCAGAaggaaaaatgttgtttccatATCATTGTATAAATAGAGGAAACGCTTGTTAGCTATTTAACCCCACACCTTGCTTAGAAAGTCCGTTGGGGATCTATCATATCCATTAATGGAAACAGGGATTCACTCAGTTTTTTATGATTATGTGGCTTAGTTGTGCAACACGTGAAATGCTTGTATCCCATATGTACCAATATGATTCCGCATCCTTAAACTTTGCATTATACATGACAAACTGATCTCCTTTGGTATAACTGTCCTGTTTGCAGGATAGGACACTCCCCGTGCGAGATCATCTGGAACTGGTTTTTGCCTCCTGTTCCCATCTGCAGCTTCATGTAGTCACTATCCATCCATATTTGTGGggcaaacagaacagaagcacACTTTTACtggagatttttattttatttttttcctgtttcgttttaaatgttgtaatttctgtgcctttatttcttattttctttctttttaatgtgaGTCAGTGTTTCTTATAAAGATATTTCTTCTATGACCAGTTTGAGATTTTCTGTGCTCTACAGACAAACTCAAACGCTGTTTCACACCTGTGGTTTCCATTGTCTGAGTGTAGTTGTTGAAGTAATATAAGCCTTTCTCTGAATGGGCGTTTCTTTGAGACTGGATTCAGCAGCTGGGTCTCTCACAATGTAAAGCTCCCTCTAGTGGATCATTGCGCTCACCCGCAGGTCATACACGTGTACTGTTTTCTCCAGTCGTGaagcagaaagcagcagactTGGCAAACTAGTAGCCTAGTCACCACAGAAAGGGAGTGCTGTGCATTATGGGAGCTCTCAGCGGTGCGTGGGCCAGACTCTGACCAATCAGGTCACTTGGCTAAAGCTTCAACAGTGTTTTAACTGGATGTTCTGTTGACCTCAGTCATATAAACCCATCCAACAGCAGACCAGCCTCATGTAATTCTATGTTGcagtaatcacacacacacagaagtctACTTTCAGTATTGTGGTTTTTCCGCAAACGGTCGAGTTTTAACTCTTAACTCTGTGTTCCGAGCTTTATTATGCATCCAGACCAAACGAGGCGAAGGGGCGGTCACACTTGGTGTTATGTCGGATTTCCTTTTCCGTGATCAAATAGATTTTACTCTTCCCTCTGCAAGTTTTATGCATTTCAAAAGAGCGCTTAACATCGATGTTCCCAATCCAATCTGTGCTCTAAATCGAGATTTAATTGCAACAGTACAGCATTGCACATGTTATCAAAAGAGTGTATGATAAAACCCAGGTTGAACACCATGAATTAAACATTCAGATGGAAATCTCCCATGGTAAATGAGCTTATTTCTCATTTGACAAGTGAGAATAACCTTGTACAATCCACCACACTGCCTATGTTAAGATGTCACATATGCTAGCTTACAGTCTATTTCCAAAAATATTTGTGGCAGTTTTGATTAACttaaaatatattgttttgaGTGAATACATTGTCTTTTcttaattttgtgtttaattagtTAATTCTCAGGACAAAAACATCCATCTCAATGAGATTTACTCAAAAATGTGACCATAACTAACTGCATTGTTGGTCAGATGTGGAAGAAATGCACGTACATGCACAGATTTGTGGGAAAAAGCTCAGATATCAATCCGTCCCACACACTCAGGCATAGGCAGGGCCAGAGAGTAGCCAAGCCCACATGACATCTCAGGTGCCCCCACCATTGAGAGTGGAAAGGAAAATAGTTGGCTTATGAGTATCAGAACCTCTGTATAAAGAGAtccagagacacaaaataaaaacaaaaatgcaaaaattgaTTAGCGGTCTGTTGTCTCAAGTGACAGATAAGAGCTATTTATTGATATTAGTTCATATTTGGGATTTGGCTCATTTGTGATTCATTTGTTATCCTGCATAACCATTATTACCATTacaataatctgtttttttttttttttattgccaagAAGGAGGGCTCAAATGTGTTACATTGTtactcacaaaaaataaaacacattgaatAATGTTTGGTGGTTAGACGTTCGTGTTTTCTGTCGGGATCTAAGTGGATTTGATTGCTCCCTGAAGGCAGGCCAAACAGAGGGGCTGAGTCTCCAAGCTGCAGGTGATGGAATCTCCACTGAGCAGAAACAACTCTAAGGCAGGAAAAACTGTCCCATTCCACTGATGGATGATTTGCTGAAGCATCCTAGCGTCCCCTAGCGGCCATGTTGGTAGGTTACAATatgcctctgtttgtttgttttttaaaacccaAAAATTGCAATTGTTGGTGTCGGGGACACCAGACAAGGAAAAATGTCGTTTTATTGACTTTAATCCATAAATAACACTGGATTCATAACATCACATTTCATTACATCACAGCAAAATTAAATAAGTGGAATGTCTAATAAATGCTTTATCTACAGAACATTTGTACATTATAATTTTGTTCTCAACTTGTAAAGAAATTGACAAAGCTTTCATCAAAAGATTTTAATTGGTTTACTTAATTTAATTACTGTTGGTTCAACATTTCCAGAACACTGCAGGATCAATTTAGATTTACATCATGTTTACTGGCAAACTTATTAAATTAGCCACAGAGTATTTATAAAACTACATGCataaatcaaatatataatGTGAAATATTATACTTGTTATGTAGTCATGGTGCATGtcattttttcattcataccTTTTGCAATGtgttaaagatttttttttttttaagtatggaaaatgtaaacacagtcgctaaaaagctgttttaaaactTTTTGCATGCTATCATGCATGtatctgcagcagcaacatgatCCTGCCCACTCAATAACTCTCTTTCAGTTGTGCTTACCACAAACTTAAAATATTtacttgttttcttctgtgaCATAAAATATATCATTAAATATCCTACAATTGAATTATAAAGCATCATAAAAACAGCGGTTGCTTTCAACCGGCTAAATCAGACTACAGAACTTGTCAGGGACATTAAAGATCGTTATACCAAACACAGAAACTCATCTACTCACTTGTCGGTTACAGGCGGACATTTGTTGCAAACTATTCTCTAACTCTAACGTTACACCTTGTAGATTGATAAAACCTGTATAGTAAGACGGTTAGTGGTGGGGACAATGAAGTCGTGAGACAGCAATGagcaacagttagcggttatgCTAACCGGTTTTTGACCTACCTTATAATTCTATCCATTTCttacaaatcaaacacatttgggACTCTGGGAATGAGCTAAGTTTGTATACATTTATTCTCATCTAAACTTTTGTCTATTGCTCAACAGTTCAATCAAGAAATATTGTAGAAATGACAGAATCGAAACATGGAACAGGGTGGAAGAAGTGGAGTTTTTGGATGCATGAGATTCACTGGAATGATGCGTTTAAGGCTTCTTGTAACAGAGGAAACTCCTTCGTTCCGCACAGTCTCTTGTTGCGAAAGGTTTGGTGCTGTTCTTCACCAGGGTGCCACAGTGGTCCTTGGGGCATCTCCTCATATTCTCGTAAAGCACTGCTTCTCCACCGACCCACATCCACTGACCGGCCAGGAAGCGTAGGCCTGTCCacacctgccaacatttagcagatagatgtaaacacagagaaggaaaataaCACATGTATCCTGTAGAACACAGCCATACCGAATCATTGTCAGTCTCTTGCGCCTTCTCTCGTGCAAAGACGTGGTCATCTTCACTGATCAGGGTGGCCAGGTCGTACTGGTGGTTTCGGAAGGCGTCGGCTGGCTTGCTTGGGTCCACCGCCTTCAGACCCCTGCAGTGCCGTAACGCCCCCTCCCACGTCTTCCTCGTCCTCACCAGAACCAGCTTCTCATTGTAGCACATGAAGGTACGTTGCTCACCACACGTTTTGCTGCGCCATTTTTCTTCAGACTTGGACTTGAAAGCACAGTTTTCACCATCGTCGGGATCATCTGCAGGAAGTAATAGAAGTCTTTATACATTCATCTGCGCATCTTTCTATTTGTCTGAAGAGACAGTTGAGGATTGAATacaaatgaggagaaagagatgggGGATGACGTGCTGCAAGGTAGCCTGATTTGAACTGGTGAGTTTGAGTCCTTATCCTTATCCCCTAGTGCAGTATCTTGCAAAAGGTATTAAAAATTTCATGAAAACGTAAGAGAGACCGTTGTAATGTGAAAAGATGTGTGTGATTCAGAGCACGGAAGGGTTCGTTCAGATAAAGGTGTATTAAGGAAAGTTTCTGCAAAGCAAATTCATCATATTAACAGAGCAACTGTGAAAAAGCCACAGAGAGTCCACCTCTCGATGCCTCCTCCAGAGGCTTGCTGATGCATAAAGCTGTATCTCGGCCATTCTTAACCAATGCAGTGGGCTCAGGCGGAGAGATGTTCTGGGCTGGAATCATGGGGAGTGAGTTAGTAGGCCTTGGTGTGGCCGCAATCATCCCCTGACCTCGACCCTATTCAGAACCTGTGGGGCATCCTTAAAAGGAAGCTCTATGCAGGTGGGTGGCAGTTTACCTCAGAACAGCAGCTCTGGGAGGCAATTCTGGCATCCTCAAAGGAAATACAGGCAGAGATT contains:
- the LOC119013758 gene encoding P-selectin-like — encoded protein: MMRNICILVPLLLLLPPVKLTDLRALTFIYYNIEKSWADAQAFCRENHTDLITIRNATENLASIHGWLGLYRDDSTSEWKWSRGDERANFTTWRDDDPDDGENCAFKSKSEEKWRSKTCGEQRTFMCYNEKLVLVRTRKTWEGALRHCRGLKAVDPSKPADAFRNHQYDLATLISEDDHVFAREKAQETDNDSVWTGLRFLAGQWMWVGGEAVLYENMRRCPKDHCGTLVKNSTKPFATRDCAERRSFLCYKKP